The stretch of DNA AGTGTTAACTTAGTGTTGCAAGTAGAACAGGCAAAACAGTTCACACACCAGGCCTTATTCAAGGCTGAAACAactagaagaagaagaattggTCAGTAGTTGCAAGGTTATTGGTAATTAgtcaaaaatacataaaatcattaacttaaaatgtaaatataactattttattcctttgttttgGAGGAGGAACATTAGTCAAGTCAAAAAACTCACCTTAtgataaagatttaatttaaatgGTGCTTCttccaattaaaaagaaaaacaaaacctctcATAGATTTAACCTAATTGCTCCAAATTGGGTACTCATTTATTCACCTTTGAGGAGTTTATCTCTGTATCtgacaaagagaagaaaacttaAGAGTGACTCTTATcaattttaaatcctttttcttgttttaatatttgtttttcctactatatgcaatggtaatttttacctatcttttttttttgcaaggttttgagttttacatttttctccctccctctcctcctgagtattgtcttttttattttaaagcaaaacaaatatgtGACATCAATAAAACTTACTAAACATGCTTGGTAACTGTTTACAGTTAAATAAATTTCAATACAAAGTATCTTACAACTTTTTAGTTACTCCTCAATTTTCAGATGGATTATgtgtaaatttgtttttctcttctatgGTTTTAATCAGTATGTAtcctgttgtttttcttttcactatttcatataaatctttcaatatttttaaatattccttttatttgcTTTCATTGTATTACAGTACTCTAATATATTATTGCCCTATTATCATTATACATTATAGCCCATAAACGTTTTTCTAATGGTAAACTACTCCCCCTTTTTGCACATGGTAAGTTGTTTTGTATAGGAAAGAGTTAAACAGTTGTGACTCTCATGGGCTTTACTGCTTGCCTTCTGAACACCAATGCTGTGCCAATTGCATGGGGGTAGTGTGTTTGAGAAAGTATTTCCTGAGTGAGGCGATGTCTGCAGAGAACCATAAAATACACCGGCAACAAGCACATTTAAAACTTGCATTCCGGATGTTTCTGGTAAAACTGTGTTTGACAACCATTTCCAAACACAgctgtttcctttctcttccagtcAATCAGCTCTACCCAATTACCAAGGTACAAGGGTGATAAGAACTAAGGGAATGCTTCTTGATGACTGTGCCAGGGTATTGGCATGTGCAGGGATAGGGTTGTTTTCCCAACCAAGCCCAGGGGCTGAAGTTGTTCTTATAATAAATCCCTCAACCTCCATGGTTTATAATCACAGTTAGTATGAAAATAAAACAGGATCCCTTCCCATAGAGTACTGGTGGACAATTTGCAACAATGTTTGTCACAGTATTCATTGTCATATCCATGACACATCTGGTGGGAGTGAACATCCGTGACTAGGAAAAGCAGGATCAAGTGCTGTGTCATCCTAAAATCCttatttaaaattccttttggaATTTAGGTTTATGCTAAATTGATTGAAATAAATATGCTGCATTTAGAATATGCTTCTTTAGCCATGAGCCTCACATAAGATATGAAAGAACTATTCTCAGTTCAAGGTGTTAAgcatctttctttttatcagtgaTATGAAATCTAACTCCACAATAGCAATAAATGGTGatatgtaacaaaaggcacaaaCTGGTTTCTTGTGATTTTCTATGTTTATAGTATAGTGACATCTTTTAAGATCTACACAGAAGCTTACCATCCCCTTCGATGACACGATTACAATGGAAACAAACATCACCAAATAgctggggagggaaaaaaaagcaaaatttaaaacttCAATATCAATACAATGAACCGTTCTACATCTCCTTTATTCTGAGAAACAAAAATACCTGGCACTTACAACTACTAAAAATTACTTATCAGATTAACAATCCAATCACCCCAAGTAGGAAGTTGGCAAAACAAAACCCctcactttatttaaaaaaaaaaaaacatttctataataaagcattcattttttttattattatcttcaattttttgtaCCACCTTTACTTGTGAACATATCTTTACTTTCTTCCCTATCCAGGAAACCAACCCTTGTAATAAGAATAAAAGAGAGGAAGGTCTGCAAATTAAGCCCAAACAACACAATAAATGAATCACATAGTAGTGTTGCAAAACCATAATTCCCATCCTCTGACATGGAAGGAAGTTaacttttacattattttttataagaaGAACATCTTAGAATTTATATTCTGataaactgattaaaaaaaatgtacatcaCCTGATTGTAGTGAGTTTCACAATATGCCAGACCCTTCCTTTCATAATGACGGTGTCCAAGAAATGGCTTCTCACACTTGGCACAGACAAAATGCTGCAAAGAAAGTGTATAGATCATTTCTGAGTAGCCTTATTTTAACTTTAACGCTGAAACACTGACACTTGAATACTGGAGCTCTAAAACACAAAAATCAACATGTGATGAAATGGTCATTTCTTTTGACCATTGAGGATATTCTAAATTCTGTCCTCTACAAAACTGGAACAGCCTGCTTTGGGAACATGACCTACTCAAATGCAAATTCCAAAAAAGGGATGGAGATTTTTTTGGCTATACATATAAGGGAGCACTAATGATGTAGTGGCCACCTATGAGAAAGATGCACAGTACAAAGCTGATAATTTGAATATGTATTGGTATTAGGAATTCCCAACCATTTTTAGTTCTCATATTCAATTCTTATACCAAAAGCCCAGATTTCAGTAAAATTTCCCTTGCCCTCTGATCAAAAAGAAAGACGATGAATTCTAAAACTTATCATGTATATATACAACAAGGAATACAAGACCttaattttccataaaaattttttattaaatacaaaACATTCTTTGTAACATAAAGTTGTCAGATGTTTATCAGAAAACAGTGAAATAAATTAGTAAGCCCTTGAATTGGCTTGTCATCCAATAGCATTATTCTCTGTgtagtttttaaaatgcaaatcatGTTaagtttccagtttgtttttttcctcttaatttgaTTGAGAGTAAGCTTAAGATTCACAGAGACATATTGTTATAAACATGCCTTATAAGCAACTTTGGTAAGAATAAGCAAGGTTTCTACTAGAGTTCAACAACAATTCTGTGACTTCCCTGACTAGAAATCAATTTAGTTTTTCTGTTTCTCAGAAATCAATTAGTTGGTCTTTTACCAAGTCACTGACATCAAGATTCAGATCTAAATCTCAATCATTTGGTTTTGGTCATTAGGAATTATTCTTGCCATCatttcttctaggtttttcaaATGCTCTATAATGCTCCCTCCTTTCTTACCTCATCCCCTATaccattctctttccatttcacaAATGTTTAGACTAACTTGATATACGTGTTATTTACAAAATATTACCTAAGCACGTTGAGAAGGTTTATTGGGGAGTGTGTGTACTTTATATTGGGAACATCAGTGACCTTATTGTTCCATCTCTAGATAAAATGCTGAatacttttctgtatttatttaaaaattaagtaagagaTGTTcttgaaaataaggaaaagcaaaggaaaaagagtTATTCTTATAATAACCAAGGTCTTACCTCCACATGCCACTGCTTGCCCATAGCATTTACAACACGTCCTTCAATAGGTCGTCTACAGGCTCCACAAATGGGGACTCCCATTTTGTCATGGCATGGCAAGCAATATAGTTCCCCTTTCAATTCACGAGCATCAGCAGTCAATTCTTTCCTGTCACCAAGAAAGttggcaaaaaaaattaatatacaaTTAGAGGGATAAGAAAAAGTtggcaatattttttatttaatgcactacttgaaatgatttcatttttaaatataccatctttttttaaggacaaagtctctttttttctctttccttcttttttttttattttattatgttaaaatTCAAATACTAAGAGAGAACCAGGGATCATAAAAGCCTAACAAGGGATTTGGGCTCTTCAATTCTTATCAAAACCATCCAAGTTGGTTACAGTATGacagaaaataaattaagataaTATAATGAGGACAGGCTGCAGGGGAAGTCATATATGTACTACCATGTtaatcatatttatctttttctgtcACAAGATTTCATTTTTACTCTAGATACTCTCATCTTTTAGGTTTTAACTGCTATAGCACAACAGTCACCATTGCTAAGAGCAGTCTCAAGCTACTATCAAggttgagtgattttttttctttttttctttattagcaaaaatctattttctctcccttctactgGCTCCCCACCTCTACCCCCCCCCAgcctaaaaaagacaaaaaatattatcTACCAAAACAAATGAAAGGAGTCTTTCAAAACTGAGATGGGGACCAATTTTATTTAATACTAGTTATTTATAATCTGATGTTGCTAAGAAGAACAGCCAACTCACTGTTATAGATAAGGGAGGGTAAACTACAAAGAGCATGATTGAaacctaaagaaaatatttaaaacttctGTTTCATTAAAACATTTGCTAAGGCAGCTCAAATCAATTAAAAAGGaatggcttcagtttcttttccatttgataagTTTCTGAGCAATAATACTATTCTAATGAAGGTGTTAATAGGTCATAAGAAAGAGATCAGATAATTGATAAAGCTATATATGTATGATTAAGTCTCTGAAAACTTTCTAGTTGTTTAcattattagaattttattttaagctTTCAACTCTTTCCCTTCTATTTCAACTCTTAACAGTACAATATATACAGCGCTTTTCAAATGGATGTGACTCTTCTTGTTAGCAAATTTGTCGAAAATGCATACCTCGTAATATTTAAAGGTAGAGAATATTTTTAAGACAGAAAgtgttcttttaaaattgaaatcaaatgatttctctCATTatgttcaacttagatcaatgtataccatggaaacaatgtaaaaactaacagactgccttctgtgggggggggggggagaaaaattagggggaaaacaaatacattgttggtggagctgtgacagcaattcataataaataaaatcttaaaaaaaataaaattgaaatcaaatcattcaaatttaaataacacttaaataaaatattttacccGCAGTTGGCGCAGTTGAAATGATCTGGATGGTAAGGGTCATTCTTGAATATAAGAGGTTGTTCATCAATGATGGCATGGCATTTTTGGCAAATATATTTCCCAAGGCCCCTGGCTTTCTCACGATTATGACAAGGACGACAAAGATGTctaaaaaagagtcaaaaaacaaagaccaaatcaagtaaatttgtttatttgaaatgttagtgttgaaatttaaaaaaacaacaacaaatttaagAATTTCCCCATTGacctagaaaaataaaagtagaactTTTTAAGGAAAACCCAAGTTTCAGACAGGAAAAGTGTAAGCCCAAATCCAAAGTGAGTTCATTTTCAGCCACCAGGGGGCCTAAACATTTAACAAGctgataggatcatagaatcatagatttattgGAAGGAACTTAAGAGGGCATGGAATTCagatccctcattttacagataaggaaactgagggcaacagaggttaaatgacctgcccaagaaGGCATATATATTAAGTAGCAAATCTAGGATTCCAACCCAGACATTCTGATCTCAAATAACCCACACCTCGCACTGTACCAGGAAAGGCTGGAGGGGAGtggtaaaagaaaaggaatactTCTTAGTATTTCAGTTTgtgaataacaaaaacaaaaatatttttatcacccCGTATAATTATTTTAGGCTTACTGTGTTGGAAGTGATATAagctattaaaaaacaaacctatTTTGGTTttatagaaacatatatatacatattcctgagagagggagggagagagaaagagaaatggtgGCCTTTTTTCTAGTGTGAGTTGGGGAGAGAGGAAGACCAGAACTTAAAATGTTATCCTccccaaaaattactttttaaaaaggtttaCTGACACTTAAAAATAGTCAtttcataaaagacaatattatgagcaaaccaggagatcaagggaaagtttacttgtcagatctatgaaaaaggaagcagttaatgaccaaggaagagatggagaacatcattaaaaacaaattagataattttgaatacattaaattaaaaatcttttgtacaaacaaaagcactgtaaccaagatcaaaagaaatatagtaaattggaaacaaattttacaactagtatttctgatttataaaaaacaagccattccccaattgacaaatggtcaaaggatatgcagaggcaatttacagatgaggaaatcaatgcaatccaaagtaatatgaaaaattactctaaatcattactgattagggaaatgcaaattagagcacctctgaggtaccacctcacacctctcagactggccagtgtgaccagaaaggacaatgatcaatgtgggaaggcatgtgggaaatctgggacacaaatacattgttggtggagctgtgacagcaatttggaattattccaaatttttccaaaagggcaataaaaatttgcaaatataaatatgatccagcaataccaccactggattgaataacctgaagagatcatgcaaaaaggtaaaaacatcacttgtacaaaaatattcatagcagccctatttgtgatagcaaacaattggaaatcagataaatgtccatcaattgaggaatggctgatcaaattgtggtatatgtgttatggaacacaattgttctattagaaaccaagagggatgggatttcagagaagcctggaaaaacttgcatgaactgatgctgagtgagatgagcagaaccagaagaatattgtataccctaacgtcaatatgggggtgattatcaaccatactggacttgctcattccatcagtgcaataatcagggacaattttagagtacttgaaatgaagaataccatctgtatccagagaaagaactgcggggtttaaacaaagatcaaagtcttattaccttcatttatgtttttaaaaagtgtacaatataattttgctatctctaatatttattttctcctcaaggagatgatttctctcccagcacattcaattttgatcaatgtacagcatggaaacaatgtaaagattatcagactgccttctgtgggggggatggaggagggaagggagaatggggggaaaattgtataattaaaaaccttacaaaaatgataggtacaaactactattgtatataattggaaaaaataaaatatcaataaatgaaaaaatcattttgtgatACAGTCTGCTCATTGAAGGTCTCTTGCTAAGTATGAAAAATAGTTGAGCAAAACCAATTAAAAAAGTAACCATCTTAATTAGTACAACATTCTGCATATGTCACTCCTTACACCtttacaaagagaagaaaagaatatttctcATCAACTATTAACTAGAGGAACACCTtgaccatgttttttttttcttttctttttgttaagatttttgcgaggcaaatggggttaagtgcattgcccaaggccacacagctaggtaatcattaagcctctgaagccagatttgaactcaggtactcctgactccaaggtcggtgctctagccaccccttgaccatgtgtttttaaatttatactgCTTTTGAAGAGAACATACTCTTAGTATATCCTATTGCCCATCTGTGAGACTCTGAGAAAGGAAATGCACAAGCTGATTAAATGAGGTTTGATCACAACAACTCAGGAGGACTATCAGTGATGGACCAGGAACTGGGATCTGTCCCTGGAAACAGTACTTACTTACATGAGTGAATTCTCTTTAAAGATTTAAGTACTGAGAAAAAGTGGAGGACCAAGAAATAGCTTTCCCAAGAGGAAATTAGttttaaaactaaaaagagtTGGATTCAGAGAGCATTCACAATAATAATGGAAATAGCTATAACAAGAGGACATATCAAGTAAAAGTGTTCTTTAGGAATGTCATAGAAATAATGCAAATCTAAAAGAGGTAAATATCACTGTTAAGCTTCTTGCTTGATGCCAAATGATCAAATCACTAAGCTTCCAGTCTCTTTTGAATTCatgtatttcaaaaatatttattaagcagcacAATTGGTGAAATAAAAAGAGCCAGCATCAGAAAGGCCCAGacatttatcagctgtgtgatcttgtgcaagtctTTTGACTATCATCTGTCaaaattttctcaaatgtaaaataggaaAGACGATGttgttattgatgatgatgacaatgatgataacaACAACACTTACACCTAagagttgtgaggattaaatgtgaTATTTAATGGCTGGTACTTAGTAGATACCTTACAAATTCTTATATGCTTGTTTTTTTTGCCCAAAACTACCATGGCCTTAGGAATACACATTCCTATATCACCTTCCACAAACCTCCTGGAGCCCTTTCCTAGAAATTAAGCAAGACAGGGAGACTACAAATAGGCCACATAAGTCGTCACTCAGACTTTTAATTTCTATTCAACTTTCTGGAACTGGCCTTAAAAAGCcctgagaagggaggaagggaaactAACACACATTAATCTTGAcaaggatctctttccagaaccACAACTTTTGTTTGACATGGATGTGGTCAGACCCTACCTCCCAGCATTCTTGACAAAGCCGATGTCTGCTAGGACTTGTTGGCAGAGATCACAGCAAAAACATCCGGGGTGCCAGCTGTTGTTCATGGCTTTAATAACTCGACCAATGATAAATTCACCtgtgaggaaataaaataccagAGTGCTTAAAAGGAGGTCAAAGGTGCTTGAGCTGGAGATGACAAGGaaaaattttagaagagaaagtttttttctctaattaatgCTTGTACTTATGTATATGTGCACAAGTATATAAAATAGAGTAAACAACTATGACTGACAGAATTTTCTACGTGAACTTTCTCCTGGTGCTTTTTATTCTGAAGCCATAGTATCACATTTTCATCTTGTTCACTTTTCAGTTGCTCTGgctgttcatcatttcttctcaAAAAGGATGAATGATATCACAAGAGTAATGTCTTAACTTGTGAATGAACTGAAATAAGAAAGGCAGAACTTCATGACATCATCACCCTCACTCTCTCCTGCAAAGATATCACAGCAGCAGGACAAAGATCGAGATGACTAAAGATGGCCTAGCAGGAAGATGGTCTCTCCATATTCATGAACCTGACTTTTCTTTTACTATACAATGTATTTGGCCTACCTTATTGCTAGTAAGGGACATTATGAATAACTGAAATTCACAGATACCTTAAACCTTCTTTTAAACCCATTGTTAATTTCTATTGCCACCAAATCTTTGTAAAAGGTTCATGAACTGGGGGTTCCAGTTTCCCTTGTTCTTTGCACAAATTCTGGTGGAGAGGTTAAATCGCTAAAAAGCAGGTAAGGGGGGGAAAAATGACAAGCAAAAGTCCTGGCTAACCACTGAGCAAAATAgttaaatgttttccttctttagtttcatttcatttttcactttacaTGGAACGAGAAAGTAAAGGCTTGCCCATTAGGCTGCAAGAAGTGCATGAAAAGCATATTCCAAGATATTGCCTAACAAAAGACTGCATCAATTGCAACCCTCCAGTGAACATTCTGAAAGCCTTATACCCTCAAGTCCTCATGAATTAAATTCAGTTtggaatatgtgtgtatgtttatttttGATACTCCAAACATTATTTGCCTTCTGCAGACATTTTGAGAGGTTCATGAAGTACCTTGAAATTGTAAAACAGGTTTAATGgagatttttattataatttatattttttaatccaGCTTTGATGAATTATTTATGTGCGGAGGAAATCTAAAGGAGATTTACATCTTATTTAGGTGCCATGACTTACCACACTGGTGACAGCATGGAGCAAATAGCATCTGAAAATCATGTTCACAGTACTTCCTTCCTtcaaactgcaaaaaaaaaatataaaacagttaATATGTGTTGAATACCCACAGGGTGTAAATGGTACTATACTatgaagaaatacagaaaaagagTTACTAAACAAAAATATCCTGCTCTACAAGTTTATAAATTCACTTGAGATAAAACAAACACTGATGAAATAGAgattcttttgtatatatttatatataaataaattcaagaatCAATAAACAAATACATGATTTGGTTGAAAGGTCAAgtttaggctagatttgaacttggacttTTTGCTTAAAGATGGATTCTTGGAAGCAGCTCCAAGCTACCAGTGGAAAAGAATAGTTTAATGAATGAGACCGACTTTAAGGTGTTTCAGAGTGAAAGAAGACTACTTTAATCCACCaataggaaaatatataaagcaaGGAAAAAGCAGGGCAGAATAATGGAAAATGACGTGTAAGTAAAGCTGCCCATGGAAAGAATGTGAGTTCAACCCTCTCAatggacagatgaggaaactgaggtccatttTGCCTGTTGAGTTTGCTATCCACACCTTAAAGGTCCACTTAAATACCACCTCTTTCTTCACAATGCTTTTTCTGTCCTCCCTACCTCATAATGACCTTGCCACTTAGATCCCACCTATCATGTTGGAACAACTCCAatgtgtttttgttattttttggcaaagcaacaggcattaaatgacttgtcatacagctaataagtgttgtgtctgaggctggatttgaactcaggtccttctgactccagtgatAGTGTACCACCTAGTTCCCTACCCAATacacttttgttgttattgtttttaatttttgcaaggcaatggggttaagtgacttgcccaaagtcacacagctaggcaattattaagtgtatgagaaaccaagtcctcctgactccagggctggtgctctatccaccgcaccacctagctgcccccaaatacacttttaaaattttaaaataattttttctttcactcaGCAAAAATCAAcattctcttcttcccattccacaaactgaaaaagaaagacaagttcCCCTATACAAAATCATACAATTAAGCAAACAAATTTTTGTAGTAGTTGttgttcaattctttttaattgtgtttaattcttcatgactgcatttggatttatcttggtaaagatagtggactattttgccatttccttgtctagttcattttacagatgaggaaaatgaagcaaacagtgTTGCATGATTTGCcatgggtcacacagttagtgtatctgaggctgggtttgaactcagatcttcctaagtTTAGACCTGGTGTTCTATACACTATGtctaaaaatatacatttcaaTTTACACTCCGACTTTACTCCTATCAGGAGGTAGGTTGACACTCCATAGCCATCTTATGCAATTAGGGTTGTCACTGTGTCGATCAGAGGATTTTGGCCTTTATAATAGTGTTGTCATTCTGTCACTTATTCCCCCAattctgcttctttctctctctgcatcagttcatattggTCTTTGTAGATTTCCTCTTACTTCTGCTTCATTATTTCTTTACACAATAGCACTTAGTTATCTGGTACAACGTAAGTATTTACTAAatgataatttaataaattaatactGACTGATATTATTCCATCATATCCACAGCACTCCCTAGCTTCAATTCAGTCTCTTATCATCTCTTGTTCCTTTAAAACTCATCTCAAAAGACAACTAATCCCCTAAATATTagtccccctccccctccattaccttgcatttattttgaataatttctAGGTCACCtatttatgtatatgttatttctcttgataaaatgtaaattcttgaAGGACAGAGACTATTTgattcttgtctttgtatccctctAAACTTGCTGGGGAAAATGTCTACAtgaatatctttaatttcttcaccatCCATTTTTCACTTGGCAATTTGACTTCTCCTGCCACAATTCTACTGAAGGTCACCATGAACAGCCTCATGCACTTtaataaaggaaattaatgaaagttTCTTGAGTGAGTAATGTAATTTGGGGCTTATTTT from Macrotis lagotis isolate mMagLag1 chromosome 6, bilby.v1.9.chrom.fasta, whole genome shotgun sequence encodes:
- the LIMS1 gene encoding LIM and senescent cell antigen-like-containing domain protein 1 isoform X2 — its product is MLGVAAGMPNRNSPVVEGGGSKQHLGLRNEEPTQTGHLGWTPGIPDVSNMANALANALCERCKGGFAPAEKIVNSNGELYHEQCFVCAQCFQQFPDGLFYEFEGRKYCEHDFQMLFAPCCHQCGEFIIGRVIKAMNNSWHPGCFCCDLCQQVLADIGFVKNAGRHLCRPCHNREKARGLGKYICQKCHAIIDEQPLIFKNDPYHPDHFNCANCGKELTADARELKGELYCLPCHDKMGVPICGACRRPIEGRVVNAMGKQWHVEHFVCAKCEKPFLGHRHYERKGLAYCETHYNQLFGDVCFHCNRVIEGDVVSALNKAWCVNCFACSTCNTKLTLKNKFVEFDMKPVCKKCYEKFPLELKKRLKKLAETLGRK
- the LIMS1 gene encoding LIM and senescent cell antigen-like-containing domain protein 1 isoform X4 codes for the protein MANALANALCERCKGGFAPAEKIVNSNGELYHEQCFVCAQCFQQFPDGLFYEFEGRKYCEHDFQMLFAPCCHQCGEFIIGRVIKAMNNSWHPGCFCCDLCQQVLADIGFVKNAGRHLCRPCHNREKARGLGKYICQKCHAIIDEQPLIFKNDPYHPDHFNCANCGKELTADARELKGELYCLPCHDKMGVPICGACRRPIEGRVVNAMGKQWHVEHFVCAKCEKPFLGHRHYERKGLAYCETHYNQLFGDVCFHCNRVIEGDVVSALNKAWCVNCFACSTCNTKLTLKNKFVEFDMKPVCKKCYEKFPLELKKRLKKLAETLGRK
- the LIMS1 gene encoding LIM and senescent cell antigen-like-containing domain protein 1 isoform X3 — translated: MATLQLKELSYSGLYRRRRTRSDSLALNGLSNMANALANALCERCKGGFAPAEKIVNSNGELYHEQCFVCAQCFQQFPDGLFYEFEGRKYCEHDFQMLFAPCCHQCGEFIIGRVIKAMNNSWHPGCFCCDLCQQVLADIGFVKNAGRHLCRPCHNREKARGLGKYICQKCHAIIDEQPLIFKNDPYHPDHFNCANCGKELTADARELKGELYCLPCHDKMGVPICGACRRPIEGRVVNAMGKQWHVEHFVCAKCEKPFLGHRHYERKGLAYCETHYNQLFGDVCFHCNRVIEGDVVSALNKAWCVNCFACSTCNTKLTLKNKFVEFDMKPVCKKCYEKFPLELKKRLKKLAETLGRK
- the LIMS1 gene encoding LIM and senescent cell antigen-like-containing domain protein 1 isoform X1, which encodes MAFPGRVHPFVIPENEEIPQTIINDVHDADGNEGEKAVSKLQHRQSDIKVYKEFCDFYARFNMANALANALCERCKGGFAPAEKIVNSNGELYHEQCFVCAQCFQQFPDGLFYEFEGRKYCEHDFQMLFAPCCHQCGEFIIGRVIKAMNNSWHPGCFCCDLCQQVLADIGFVKNAGRHLCRPCHNREKARGLGKYICQKCHAIIDEQPLIFKNDPYHPDHFNCANCGKELTADARELKGELYCLPCHDKMGVPICGACRRPIEGRVVNAMGKQWHVEHFVCAKCEKPFLGHRHYERKGLAYCETHYNQLFGDVCFHCNRVIEGDVVSALNKAWCVNCFACSTCNTKLTLKNKFVEFDMKPVCKKCYEKFPLELKKRLKKLAETLGRK
- the LIMS1 gene encoding LIM and senescent cell antigen-like-containing domain protein 1 isoform X5; its protein translation is MAFPGRVHPFVIPENEEIPQTIINDVHDADGNEGEKAVSKLQHRQSDIKVYKEFCDFYARFNMANALANALCERCKGGFAPAEKIVNSNGELYHEQCFVCAQCFQQFPDGLFYEFEGRKYCEHDFQMLFAPCCHQCGEFIIGRVIKAMNNSWHPGCFCCDLCQQVLADIGFVKNAGRHLCRPCHNREKARGLGKYICQKCHAIIDEQPLIFKNDPYHPDHFNCANCGKELTADARELKGELYCLPCHDKMGVPICGACRRPIEGRVVNAMGKQWHVEHFVCAKCEKPFLGHRHYERKGLAYCETHYNQLFGDVCFHCNRVIEGDVVSALNKAWCVNCFACSTCNTKLTLKDKFIEIDLKPVCKHCYEKMPEEFKRRLAKREKEAKDKDKQKKKKPVCL